A region of Ferruginibacter albus DNA encodes the following proteins:
- a CDS encoding archaemetzincin — translation MSIKKLYSIYLPLLFLFISCTKHKKQSGNINIEQDSLIRSNSSYFNAIEQNDVTLSSPKPGDWLYEHPEKGQSFEQYKDETPTKLSPEKSIIYLQPIGHFTNLQLSALQLTKEYVEIFFQLKTILLTPISDSIIPKTVRRNRFNHEQLLSTYIIDSVLKNRIPQNGFLEMAFTEKDLYPANDWNYVFGQASYADKVGVTSIYRLQNEVLTKENFSACLRRLMNIATHEIGHMFSVQHCTFAKCVMNGANSLTETDQSPNRLCSECQKKLFWNIRYGNKKRLKEIAYFMKRNDLQKDYDLIHLDEENISP, via the coding sequence TTGTCAATTAAAAAACTTTATAGTATCTATTTACCGTTGCTTTTTCTTTTTATTTCCTGTACTAAACATAAAAAACAAAGCGGGAATATAAATATTGAACAAGACTCTTTGATCAGGAGTAATTCCAGTTACTTCAATGCCATAGAGCAAAATGATGTTACGTTATCTTCTCCCAAACCGGGAGATTGGTTATACGAGCATCCTGAAAAGGGACAAAGTTTTGAACAATACAAAGATGAAACCCCAACTAAATTATCTCCCGAAAAATCTATTATTTATTTACAGCCGATTGGTCATTTTACCAACCTGCAATTGAGTGCATTGCAATTAACCAAAGAATATGTTGAAATATTCTTTCAATTAAAAACAATCCTGTTAACTCCAATCTCCGATTCAATAATTCCTAAAACTGTCCGAAGAAATAGATTCAATCATGAGCAACTGCTTAGTACCTATATTATAGATAGTGTACTTAAAAATAGAATTCCGCAAAACGGTTTTTTGGAAATGGCATTTACAGAAAAAGATCTATATCCTGCTAACGACTGGAACTATGTTTTTGGTCAGGCTTCTTATGCAGACAAAGTGGGAGTTACCTCTATTTACAGGTTACAAAATGAAGTATTAACAAAGGAAAATTTTTCTGCATGCTTAAGAAGATTAATGAACATTGCCACTCATGAGATCGGACATATGTTTTCTGTGCAGCATTGTACGTTTGCCAAATGTGTGATGAACGGAGCCAACAGTCTAACAGAAACAGATCAATCGCCTAACCGGCTTTGCTCCGAATGTCAAAAAAAACTTTTCTGGAATATCCGGTACGGTAACAAAAAAAGATTAAAAGAGATTGCTTATTTTATGAAAAGGAATGATCTTCAAAAAGATTATGATCTTATACATTTGGATGAAGAAAATATCTCACCTTAA
- a CDS encoding 1-aminocyclopropane-1-carboxylate deaminase/D-cysteine desulfhydrase, producing MLFDLDKIDVTIIENELTKAKGIKLSVIRLDKIHPVVSGNKLFKLYYFLILAIKAKIPAPSYRIITFGGAYSNHLAATAYACRILKIEAIGIVRGEKPAKLSHTLQQCIDEGMQLKFISREEYDKKESDAFIENLKSEFGDHILVPEGGYESLGADGASLINGVLKEKYSHVCCAIGTATTVAGLLKNKEQQVIGVPVLKGMTDIQERILHLTNDKERLNRLIILNDYHFGGYAKYTPELINFMNDIYQQYQIPLDFVYTAKLLYAIFDAIKKDLFPKGSMIACLHTGGLQGNLSLPPDTLFF from the coding sequence ATGCTTTTCGATTTAGATAAAATTGATGTTACCATTATTGAGAATGAGTTAACCAAAGCCAAAGGCATCAAATTATCTGTTATTCGATTGGATAAGATACATCCTGTTGTATCTGGCAATAAATTGTTCAAGCTGTATTATTTTTTGATTCTTGCCATTAAAGCTAAGATACCTGCTCCTTCTTACAGAATTATCACTTTTGGTGGCGCTTATTCAAATCATTTGGCGGCAACAGCATATGCTTGTCGTATTTTAAAAATAGAAGCGATTGGTATTGTAAGAGGAGAAAAGCCTGCAAAATTATCGCACACTTTACAACAATGTATTGATGAAGGCATGCAATTAAAATTTATTTCAAGAGAAGAATATGATAAGAAAGAAAGCGATGCGTTTATCGAAAATTTAAAGAGTGAATTTGGTGATCATATTTTGGTGCCTGAAGGCGGTTATGAGTCTTTAGGAGCAGACGGCGCCTCTTTAATAAATGGAGTCTTAAAAGAAAAATACTCACATGTTTGTTGCGCTATCGGCACTGCTACTACTGTTGCAGGCTTATTAAAGAATAAAGAACAGCAGGTAATTGGCGTGCCGGTTTTAAAAGGAATGACAGATATTCAAGAAAGAATTCTGCATCTTACCAATGATAAGGAAAGATTAAACCGGCTAATCATTTTAAACGATTATCATTTTGGAGGATATGCAAAATATACTCCCGAATTAATAAATTTCATGAATGATATTTATCAACAGTATCAAATACCTCTTGATTTTGTTTATACAGCAAAACTATTGTATGCCATTTTTGATGCAATAAAAAAAGATCTTTTTCCTAAGGGAAGTATGATTGCTTGCTTACACACCGGTGGCTTGCAGGGAAATTTATCTTTGCCACCTGACACATTATTTTTTTGA
- the lipB gene encoding lipoyl(octanoyl) transferase LipB gives MDKQTIIFQDLGIIPYKQAWDYQESLLQKNVQIKMENRQAANENREIADSFRSDASRLTPHVSHLTPHATTSYLLFCEHPAVYTLGKSGKQENVLIDDEAMKQKGIEFFNTNRGGDITFHGLQQIVGYPIIDLENFYTDIGRYLRELEEVIILTLAEYNIKGERSKGETGVWIEPGIFGKERKICAMGVRCSRWITMHGFALNVNTDLSYFNNIVPCGIQNKQVTSIERELGYTVPLDAVKEKLKNNFEKVFNVRIINKKEEIMS, from the coding sequence GTGGATAAACAGACTATCATCTTTCAAGACCTTGGCATTATTCCTTATAAACAGGCATGGGATTACCAGGAATCGTTATTACAGAAGAATGTGCAGATAAAAATGGAGAATCGACAGGCGGCAAACGAGAATCGTGAGATAGCAGACTCTTTTAGGTCTGACGCTTCACGTCTGACGCCTCACGTCTCACATCTCACCCCTCACGCAACCACCAGCTATCTTCTTTTTTGCGAGCATCCCGCTGTTTATACATTGGGCAAAAGCGGCAAACAGGAAAATGTTTTGATTGATGATGAAGCAATGAAACAAAAAGGAATTGAATTCTTTAATACCAATAGAGGCGGAGATATTACTTTTCATGGCTTGCAGCAAATAGTAGGGTATCCCATCATCGACCTGGAAAATTTTTATACTGATATTGGAAGATATTTAAGAGAACTGGAAGAAGTGATCATTCTAACTTTAGCAGAATACAATATTAAAGGTGAACGTAGCAAAGGCGAAACCGGTGTATGGATCGAACCGGGCATCTTCGGCAAAGAAAGAAAAATTTGTGCGATGGGCGTACGTTGCAGCCGCTGGATAACCATGCATGGCTTTGCTTTAAACGTAAATACTGATTTAAGTTATTTCAATAACATTGTTCCCTGCGGCATACAAAACAAGCAGGTTACTTCTATAGAAAGAGAATTAGGTTACACCGTGCCGTTAGATGCGGTAAAAGAAAAGCTCAAAAATAATTTTGAAAAAGTATTTAACGTAAGGATAATAAATAAAAAAGAGGAGATTATGAGCTAG
- a CDS encoding amidohydrolase family protein, with protein MRNFYRCFIAITLIVCSYSVQAQSFSANDTSKSYLIRPLQIFDGKEMLRNTWILVKGNMIKAVGAPGSFNFPANCVIIDMPNQTLMPGLIDGFTHLFLHPFTEASWENQVLKEPKAERVLRAAANARTTLMAGFTTIRDMGTMGADFEDVGLQRSIEKNVIAGPRLLIATRGLVASGNYNSADFAAQDDAPKLAAEADGKDGILKEVRTQIGAGANVIFAYGETNPVKGASVSATYTSEELKLMVEVAKGAQRQVAVDANNPEAVTRAVNAGIGYIMHANNCGDNELRLMKLRGTCVYPALATNELVAQSISPWKRGIDRDPAIISKKKAFIDNAVKQGVTIGFGSDAGGIVVHGKNYLELEFMADYGMSNIDVLKAATSGNADLFDMSSKIGRVRQGLLADLIAVDGDPSKDVSKIEQIRFVMKDGVIYKNDLNK; from the coding sequence ATGAGGAATTTCTATCGCTGTTTTATTGCTATTACTTTAATAGTTTGTTCTTACTCCGTGCAGGCTCAATCTTTTTCTGCTAACGATACATCCAAAAGCTATTTGATCCGACCGTTACAAATATTTGACGGTAAAGAAATGTTGCGCAACACCTGGATATTGGTCAAAGGCAATATGATAAAAGCGGTAGGAGCGCCGGGTTCGTTTAATTTTCCTGCTAATTGTGTGATCATTGATATGCCGAATCAAACCTTAATGCCCGGTTTGATCGACGGCTTTACACATCTTTTTTTACATCCTTTCACCGAAGCATCCTGGGAAAACCAGGTATTAAAAGAACCTAAGGCAGAAAGGGTATTGCGTGCCGCTGCCAATGCAAGAACTACATTGATGGCGGGCTTCACCACCATCAGGGATATGGGTACGATGGGCGCAGATTTTGAGGATGTGGGCTTGCAAAGAAGTATTGAAAAAAATGTGATCGCAGGACCAAGGTTATTGATTGCAACCCGTGGTTTGGTTGCCAGCGGAAATTATAATTCGGCTGATTTTGCTGCGCAGGATGATGCGCCAAAATTAGCAGCAGAAGCAGATGGTAAAGATGGTATTTTGAAAGAAGTGCGTACACAAATAGGAGCGGGCGCTAATGTGATCTTTGCATATGGTGAAACCAATCCTGTTAAAGGCGCCTCTGTAAGCGCTACTTATACATCGGAAGAATTAAAATTAATGGTGGAAGTTGCCAAGGGCGCTCAACGCCAGGTAGCCGTGGATGCAAATAATCCTGAAGCTGTTACAAGAGCGGTGAATGCAGGCATCGGTTATATTATGCATGCCAACAACTGCGGTGATAATGAACTTAGATTGATGAAATTAAGAGGTACCTGCGTATATCCTGCCTTAGCTACCAATGAATTGGTGGCTCAAAGTATTTCTCCATGGAAAAGAGGTATTGACAGGGATCCCGCTATCATAAGCAAGAAAAAAGCTTTTATTGATAATGCCGTTAAACAAGGTGTTACGATTGGCTTTGGCAGCGATGCCGGCGGCATAGTAGTACATGGTAAAAATTACCTGGAGCTTGAGTTCATGGCTGATTATGGTATGAGTAACATAGATGTATTGAAAGCTGCTACCAGCGGCAATGCTGATCTGTTTGATATGAGTAGTAAGATCGGTCGTGTGCGCCAGGGATTGTTAGCTGATCTGATCGCCGTGGATGGTGATCCCTCTAAAGATGTTTCTAAAATTGAACAGATTCGTTTTGTGATGAAAGATGGTGTTATTTATAAGAACGATCTGAACAAATAA
- a CDS encoding RNA methyltransferase, translated as MRKLSMDELNRKSVDEFKQSDKLSIIAVLENIRSAYNIGSVFRTADAFLLEAIYITGYSAIPPHKEIKKTALGAEETVSWKHFENAGSAITELREQGYKVYAVEQVQDSISLEKFASNSTDKIAVIFGNEVSGVEQTTIAECDGCIEIPQLGMKHSLNIATAAGVVLWELVRARILNN; from the coding sequence ATGAGAAAGTTGAGCATGGACGAGCTAAACCGTAAATCAGTGGACGAATTTAAGCAATCAGACAAGCTGTCCATCATTGCCGTGCTCGAAAACATCCGCAGCGCTTATAATATTGGCAGTGTATTTCGTACAGCCGATGCATTCTTATTAGAAGCCATTTATATAACAGGCTATTCGGCAATTCCGCCACACAAGGAGATCAAAAAAACAGCCTTAGGCGCCGAAGAAACCGTAAGCTGGAAGCATTTTGAGAACGCGGGGTCGGCAATTACCGAATTAAGAGAGCAAGGTTATAAAGTGTATGCAGTGGAGCAGGTGCAGGACAGCATTTCCTTAGAAAAATTTGCAAGCAACTCCACCGATAAAATCGCCGTTATATTCGGCAATGAAGTAAGTGGGGTAGAGCAAACAACCATTGCAGAATGTGATGGCTGCATAGAAATTCCTCAATTGGGCATGAAACATTCTTTAAACATTGCCACAGCCGCAGGTGTTGTGTTGTGGGAGCTTGTCAGAGCCAGGATTTTGAATAATTAA
- a CDS encoding RluA family pseudouridine synthase, producing MSEPEINIEQEQDGEDLYEKLSFVVDKGQEPLRIDKFVMSRVEGATRNKIQQAIENELVLVNDKAIKSNYKIKPGDKIVVFDTKHPESSDIVPENIPLNIVFEDDDILIVNKPAGMVVHPGSGNYNGTLINGVAYYLKQQNPLLDESLLPRFGLVHRIDKNTSGLLVLAKTQKAMSDLAKQFFNHTIHRRYITLVWGNMENEEGTIVGHVGRHQRFRKLFTVYPDGEYGKDAITHYKVLERFNYVTLVECRLETGRTHQIRVHMQSIGHPVFSDDFYGGDKIVKGTVFTKYKQFVDNCFALCPRQALHAKELGFIHPVTRKPVLFESDLPGDMQAVIEKWRKYIK from the coding sequence ATGAGTGAACCCGAAATAAATATTGAACAGGAGCAGGACGGAGAAGATTTGTATGAGAAATTGTCGTTTGTGGTGGACAAAGGACAGGAGCCGCTGCGCATTGATAAGTTTGTGATGAGCCGTGTGGAAGGCGCTACCCGTAATAAAATTCAGCAGGCAATTGAAAATGAACTTGTGCTGGTGAATGATAAAGCGATCAAATCGAATTACAAGATCAAACCAGGTGATAAAATAGTAGTGTTTGATACGAAACATCCTGAATCAAGTGATATTGTTCCTGAAAATATTCCACTAAATATTGTTTTTGAAGATGATGATATTTTAATTGTGAATAAACCGGCGGGCATGGTGGTGCACCCTGGTAGCGGGAATTATAACGGCACATTAATAAATGGCGTAGCCTATTATTTAAAACAGCAAAATCCTTTATTGGATGAATCTTTATTGCCTCGTTTTGGTTTGGTACATCGTATCGATAAAAATACATCGGGCTTGTTGGTGTTGGCAAAAACACAAAAGGCAATGAGCGACCTGGCGAAGCAATTTTTTAATCACACGATCCACAGAAGATACATTACATTGGTTTGGGGCAATATGGAAAATGAAGAAGGAACCATTGTTGGACATGTGGGAAGACATCAACGTTTCAGGAAATTGTTTACGGTGTATCCCGATGGTGAGTATGGGAAGGATGCGATCACACATTACAAAGTGCTGGAGCGTTTTAATTATGTAACCTTGGTTGAATGCAGACTTGAAACAGGGAGAACACACCAGATTCGTGTACACATGCAGTCGATTGGTCATCCTGTGTTTAGCGATGATTTTTATGGTGGCGATAAAATAGTGAAAGGCACTGTGTTTACGAAATACAAACAGTTTGTAGATAATTGTTTTGCACTTTGTCCACGCCAGGCTTTGCATGCAAAGGAATTAGGATTTATTCATCCGGTTACGAGAAAGCCCGTTCTCTTTGAAAGTGATTTGCCCGGTGATATGCAGGCGGTGATCGAGAAATGGAGGAAGTATATTAAATAA
- the def gene encoding peptide deformylase — translation MILPIVAYGSPVLRKVAKDIDSAYPELNKLIEDMWETMYSSNGVGLAAPQINKDIRLFVIDSEQIFKNLEEDGEQIDYPDKPGYKGVFINAHIVELGGEEWSYNEGCLSIPKIREDIMRKESVTLEYEDENFATHTKTFNGITARVILHEYDHIEGKLFIDYLKPLKRTLLKRKLDDITKGKIKVDYRMSFAK, via the coding sequence ATGATTCTTCCAATAGTAGCCTACGGCTCGCCCGTATTAAGAAAAGTAGCAAAGGATATAGATTCCGCTTACCCGGAGCTAAATAAATTAATAGAGGATATGTGGGAAACCATGTACAGCAGCAATGGCGTGGGTTTGGCTGCACCTCAAATAAATAAAGATATTCGCCTGTTTGTAATTGACAGCGAACAAATATTTAAAAACCTGGAAGAAGATGGGGAACAGATCGATTATCCCGATAAGCCGGGCTACAAAGGTGTTTTCATTAATGCGCATATTGTGGAATTGGGTGGTGAAGAATGGTCGTATAATGAAGGTTGCCTGAGTATTCCTAAAATAAGAGAGGATATCATGCGTAAAGAAAGTGTTACGCTTGAATATGAGGATGAAAACTTTGCAACGCACACAAAAACATTCAATGGCATCACTGCAAGAGTGATCTTACACGAATACGATCACATTGAAGGAAAGCTTTTTATAGATTATCTAAAGCCTCTAAAACGTACTTTATTAAAGCGTAAATTGGATGATATAACCAAAGGGAAAATTAAAGTGGATTATAGGATGAGTTTTGCTAAATGA
- a CDS encoding nucleotidyltransferase family protein produces the protein MQPTLLILAAGMASRYGSMKQTQSFGPSGETIMDYSIYDAIQAGFGKVVFIIRKDFADGFKAVFEPKLKGKIATDYVYQEMTSFLPEGMEVPAERTKPWGTGHAVLCAAGVVNEPFAVINADDFYGRDAFVKATNFCIRECNEKTYSIIGYQLSKTLSENGTVSRGVCEVDADNNLVSINERTKIYQDGDKIVYEDANDTKHEVPFNSSVSMNFWCFHPSVFEKTKTLFQTFVKENYTNPKAEFFIPLMAQVFTETKEGVIKVIPTSAQWFGVTYKEDAPGVKASIDALIASGEYPASLWG, from the coding sequence ATGCAACCAACACTTTTGATCTTAGCAGCAGGAATGGCCAGTCGTTATGGAAGTATGAAACAAACGCAATCTTTTGGCCCATCAGGAGAAACCATAATGGATTATTCAATTTATGATGCTATACAGGCAGGTTTTGGAAAAGTAGTATTTATTATCCGTAAGGATTTTGCAGACGGTTTTAAAGCCGTGTTTGAGCCTAAATTAAAAGGCAAGATCGCAACGGATTATGTTTACCAGGAAATGACCTCATTTTTACCGGAAGGTATGGAAGTGCCGGCAGAAAGAACAAAACCATGGGGTACCGGTCATGCGGTACTGTGTGCGGCAGGCGTGGTAAACGAACCTTTTGCTGTTATTAATGCAGATGACTTTTATGGAAGAGATGCTTTTGTAAAAGCAACCAATTTCTGCATTAGAGAATGCAATGAAAAAACATATTCTATCATCGGGTATCAATTATCTAAAACATTAAGCGAGAATGGAACCGTGAGCAGGGGCGTATGTGAAGTAGATGCCGATAATAACTTGGTAAGCATTAACGAACGTACTAAGATCTACCAGGATGGAGATAAGATCGTATACGAAGATGCGAATGATACAAAGCATGAAGTGCCTTTCAACTCAAGCGTGTCTATGAATTTCTGGTGCTTTCATCCATCCGTTTTTGAAAAAACAAAAACCTTATTTCAAACTTTTGTAAAAGAAAATTATACAAATCCCAAAGCTGAATTCTTTATTCCGTTAATGGCCCAGGTATTTACCGAAACCAAAGAAGGCGTAATTAAAGTAATCCCAACTTCAGCTCAATGGTTTGGCGTTACTTATAAAGAAGATGCACCGGGCGTAAAAGCCAGCATTGATGCATTAATTGCATCAGGTGAATATCCTGCTTCGCTTTGGGGATAA
- the ruvX gene encoding Holliday junction resolvase RuvX, producing MARILSIDYGGKRTGIAVTDPLQIIATGLTTIDSKELIPFLKKYFQQEPVELIIIGLPVNWDDSDTNATPLVKEAIKKLQKEFPSIPLKTVDERFTSKMAKDAMLEMGMKKKDRRVKGNVDVIAATIILQEYLQSIG from the coding sequence ATGGCAAGAATCCTTTCAATAGATTATGGCGGAAAGCGTACAGGTATTGCTGTTACAGATCCCTTACAGATCATTGCTACGGGCTTAACTACTATTGATTCAAAAGAATTGATTCCTTTCTTAAAAAAATACTTTCAGCAGGAACCTGTAGAATTAATTATAATCGGACTGCCCGTGAATTGGGATGATTCCGATACGAACGCAACACCATTGGTCAAGGAAGCCATTAAAAAGCTGCAAAAAGAATTTCCCTCTATTCCACTTAAAACGGTTGACGAACGCTTTACCTCTAAAATGGCGAAAGATGCCATGCTGGAAATGGGTATGAAGAAAAAAGACCGCCGGGTAAAAGGCAATGTGGATGTGATAGCGGCAACCATCATCTTACAGGAATATCTCCAGTCAATTGGTTAA
- a CDS encoding UbiA-like polyprenyltransferase, with the protein MSTIKNYLSLIKFSHTIFAMPFALIGFFLGLFHKVFGGEAFLVTGDCIPFMVNTYTLFTWTETIIKFVLVILCMVFARSAAMAFNRYLDRKFDAQNPRTAIREIPKGIITPKNALIFTIANCLLFVVTCFFINTACLILAPIALFVILFYSYTKRFTALCHLVLGVGLSLAPIGAYLAVTGKFALLPVLFSFTVLFWVSGFDIIYALQDEDFDKSQHLHSIPAALGKTKALRVSELLHLLSAACVITIGIDGHFGLWYWIGVAVFIGMLIYQHSIVKPNDLRRVNIAFMTANGIASVVFAVFVLLDIFIHH; encoded by the coding sequence ATGTCAACAATAAAGAATTATTTATCGCTAATAAAATTTTCGCATACCATTTTTGCAATGCCTTTTGCATTGATTGGATTTTTTTTGGGATTATTTCATAAAGTTTTTGGAGGTGAAGCTTTTTTAGTAACGGGAGATTGTATTCCTTTTATGGTTAATACATATACGCTTTTTACCTGGACAGAAACAATAATTAAGTTTGTTTTAGTTATTCTTTGTATGGTTTTTGCCCGCAGTGCAGCCATGGCTTTCAATCGCTATTTAGATAGAAAATTTGATGCACAAAACCCACGTACAGCCATACGAGAAATTCCTAAAGGAATCATTACTCCAAAAAATGCATTGATATTTACTATTGCTAATTGTTTATTATTTGTAGTCACTTGCTTCTTTATTAATACAGCTTGCTTGATATTAGCGCCAATAGCATTGTTTGTTATTTTATTTTACAGTTATACCAAACGCTTCACTGCTTTATGCCATTTGGTATTAGGAGTAGGATTAAGCTTGGCGCCCATTGGTGCCTACTTAGCGGTAACAGGCAAGTTTGCATTATTGCCTGTTCTATTTTCATTCACTGTTTTGTTTTGGGTAAGCGGCTTCGATATTATTTATGCCTTACAGGACGAAGACTTTGATAAATCACAACATTTGCATTCCATACCCGCTGCACTAGGAAAAACAAAAGCATTAAGAGTTTCCGAACTATTACATCTTTTATCGGCAGCTTGTGTAATCACTATTGGAATTGACGGGCATTTTGGTTTATGGTACTGGATAGGAGTGGCAGTGTTTATCGGAATGCTCATCTATCAGCATTCAATAGTAAAGCCAAACGATCTACGTAGGGTTAACATTGCATTTATGACAGCAAACGGAATTGCATCTGTAGTGTTTGCTGTATTTGTACTCTTGGATATCTTTATACATCATTAA